The genomic segment ATAATTATCTTCTGTTGAACAAAACGTTAAAACACCTATTTTCATTTCCCTATTCGTTTTTAATAAATTCACAACTCTTGTATCGCAAGCAGTTCGTCAATATCAGAAAATGAGTCCAATTTTGACACATCACATTAGGCAAGCCTCCAGAGGGCGCTTATCCATTAAATAAGTTCAAAAAAGAGTTGATTTTTAAAGTTTATCAGTAATCTTCCTGTTGAATTATGCGATACGGCATTTTCGGACACTAATCATCTTTTTATCATTTTTCTGAGTAACAGATACACTCCCATCCATTGTAATAGATGTATTATTTTAGCTTTGATACTTTTATCAGGAAAAGTTGCATATCTGCTGATTGTCTGTACCACACTACTTCCATTATATATATCTGAAAAAAAATCAGAACGTTTGGAAGGTATGATAGGGGAAACAAAGCAACTCTGGTTATTAACCTTTATAAAATCCATACTTACAGAATGCAAGTCTAATGAAGACAAACAGACATCAAATCGATTATTTTTTAGTATACATAAGCTATATCCCCTATCATCATCCAGTTTCGGATATATGGATTGTAATCCCCAGCAATCTGCAAGGGTGAGATCTGAAGAACTCCTGAATTCTCTTACCTTACAGGCATAGCAAGACGGACGTAAATAAAGATTGCTCATAAAACCTCGTAAAAATATATTTTTGGTTAATGGTTCAGAGAGCAAAACTGTATTTTTGTCTCCACTCCTACCAGTCGTGGAGAGGGAAAGAGCAAAACTGAATTTTTTCCAACCTAATCTCTTATTTCTGAACGAGATACCCTTTATATGGGTATTTCTTCTAGAAATAGGGAAAGACAAAACTGAATTTTTTTCGCACTGACGTGCGATTGTTTCATCCAAAAACATTCTCCACACCATAGGACTTGGAACACCATGACAAATAAAATCAACTGTCAGTAAGTTTTCATATTCTTTTCGCAAAAAGTGTTTCAATCCAGATATTTGACAAGGAGTACCAGAAAAAAGTACCTTACGTCCTCCTTTTAAAAACCGTTCTACCTCTTTATAGTTATCTTCCATACGACCCTGTACATACTTAGAACCCCGAAAATCGTCCAACCCTTCCTTAGTTTCTGTAAAGCTATGACACACTTCCCAATTTTCATCAAACTTTGCTCCAAATACTACACCACCAGTGTTAATTACAGACTCAGCTATTAAAGTAAAAATACCACCAGAAGAACTTTGTTTTCGAGTTTCTTCATCAGGATTGGCTGTGGCGTAAATACGGAATGTAGAATTTATTTCTCCTCTATTGATAATTGGACAAACTTTTTCGCAAATATTACAGCCAATACATTTTTCTATATCTACTATTGGATACAGAAACCCTTCTTCATCCTCTCTCATACAAATACATCGTTGAGGACAGCGCTCGGCACAAGCAGTACAACCACAACAGTCTTGCTTATTATTAATTGAAATCATACAGATCTTTATTTACGAAAAGAGCGTTTAATAAACTTAAACAGATATAAAGATTCCCCAAACAAACGTCCACCCAATAACATGAACTTATTGTTATAAAACCACAATAACCATTTAGAAAAAGCATCTGGCTTATCGTATTCAAGTTGTTTTAATTTCTGTTCATATATGTCTAGCTCTCCTAGATAAACTGCCAATTTAAACAATTTCCATAGACTATAGCGGATCACTTTAATCATGTCTAAATGTAGTAGTTCAGCAACTAATAACCGATGCCTCAAATATCGAAATGCGAAATCTAATTGTTGTTCAGGAGTTTCAAAATGACAGAGTGAACTGTTCAATACCCGATAGGCTACCATTATTTCCGGAATAAAGCGAAAATAACCAGACATACACATTGAAATATTCAAAATAGTACCCTCACCAGCACTATAAGGAGTTGAAATCAGAGGTTCATATTTTTTACATCCTTGTAGATAGTTTTCTCTTCTAAAGCAGGCAGAACTTCCCAAAGGATAAGATACCTCATCCAATGCGAAAGAAAGAGCACTTTCTTTACCTTTCTTGTTTACAGCCACACTATTCCAATACTTGATTTCATGCAATATCTTTCCAGTCTCATCATCAAACTGTCGGTAACCAGTATAAACAATAGATACATCCTCATTATTTTCCAATATATTTATTTGACGCTGAAGTTTATCCTCAGCAATCCAATAATCATCACCATCTAATGTAGCTATATATTTCCCTCTAGCTATTTTAATGGCATTGATATAATTATAGGTCACCATCAAGTTTATATCATTGAAAACAAGCATGACAGACGATGAATATTTCCTTTGTAATTCACGTAAAAGTTCACGTTCCCCATCATTACTTCCATCATCTGCTATTATCACTTCAAATGAAAAATTGCATTTCTGTGCCAAAACAGAAAGAAGCGTTTTCTCTATAAAACGGACTTGATTATAAGTAGCTATAACAACAGATACTAATGGATAGGATACTAATTCTGAAGAAACTATTATCATAAGGAAGAATTATATCGGTTCAACACGCAAATTATTGTCTCTACCTGTTCATCTGTCAAAACAGAAGATATAGGAATAGAGAGAATTTCCTTCTGGATTTTCTCCGCTACCGGACATGAAATTTGGTTATAGGATTTATAGCATTGTTGCTTATGTACAGGAATAGGATAATGAATAAGCGACTGAATATTGTTTTCTGTCAGATAAGACTGCAGGTGTTCACGATTCTGAGTACGTACAACAAACAAATGAAAGACATGACTATCCGGATTCTTATTCACTATAATCGGCAATTTTATGGCAGGATTTCTTATACTTTCCATATATTGCCTAGCTATTCTTTTACGAATGTTGTTACGTTCGTCAATATACTTCAGTTTTACCGAAAGAAAAGCTGCCTGCATCTCATCCATCCGGCTATTCAATCCTGCATAACCATGAACATAACGCACTACAGATCCGTAATTGGCCAATGCTCTTACAATATGAGCCAACTCCTCATCATTTGTAGCGATAGCCCCACTGTCACCCAACGCACCCAGATTTTTACCTGGATAAAAACTAAATCCAGCCGCGTCACCCAAGTTACCAGTGTGGATGCCATGCCATTTTGCACCGATAGCTTGAGCATTGTCTTCTATTATTTTCAGATTATATTTCTGTTTCAATTCATTCAGTTTATCCGACCAACAGGCTTGACCGTATAAATGTACCACAGTTATCGCTTTGGTATGCGGGGTTATTACTTTTTCTATTTTATCAATGTCTATATTATATGTTTCTTCAGCCGGATCAATAAAGACCGGTTTCAGATTATTGTCTGTAATAGCTAAAACAGTAGCAATATATGTATTAGCAGGGACAATCACTTCATCCCCGTCCTTCATAATTCCCATTTCCTTATAGGCCCGGAATATAAGGCGTAACGCGTCCAATCCATTCCCACAAGGTATTACATATTTGCACCCTATATATTTCTCCAGATTTCCGGCAAAGGTATCATTCCATTTTCCATTCAAAAACCAACCTTCTTCTATAACCTGAGAAGCCATGGATTTTAATTCGTCTGCATATAGGGCATTCACTTTTTGTAAATCCAAAAACTTTATCATGTTCTTTCTATTTTAAAATTCAGATAATCTTCATAATGACGGATATAGTCTTTTTCATTGTAATGTTCGGAAGCCAAAACCAGACATGTAGCTCCTGCCGAAAAATTAACAAGATCACGCCAAATACCAGGAGGTATTAATAAACCATAGTACGGTCTGTTCAGTGTGAAAGTTCTTCTGTTATAACCATCATCCAAAGTTATGTCAAAACTTCCGCCCACGGAAACAATGAATTGCTGTAGCTCCTTATGAGCATGCGCTCCCCTTGATTGCCCACCGGGAATATCATACAGATAATAACTCCTTTTTATGTCAAAAGGGATTGAATGCAGGTTTTCCACTACCGAAAGATTTCCAAGTTCACTTGTATGCTTGTCTAACTCCAGTAACGTGCAATCAAAAACAGAAGTCTTCCTGGCATCATAACATTGCATTGCTAACACCTGCCCTGACAAATCATTTTTTGTCAGAACTTTACTATAGGCACGACCTTGATACACTTTATAATTGTCGATATAGTCGGTCACATCAAAGTAAGTAGACGAAAGCACTAATGCCAGCGAATTTGTGGAGAAATTGCATAATTCCCGCCATGTACCAGCCGGTACGTAAAGACCGTAATAAGAACGGTTCAAAGAAACCGTCTTATTTCCGCCATGCTCATGGAGAATGACATCAAAGCTACCAGACATGGCCACAATAAACTCTTGTGTCTCTATATAAGCATGACCGCCACGAGTCTGACCACCCGGAACATCATAAATCCAATGCGCCCGTTTAATTTCAAACGGAATGTGTCGGAGACTCTCTATGAAAGACAAATTACCACGCTTATCCAAAATTTTGGGTAACTCTATAATCTTACTTTTTTCTTCCATTCAATTTCGATTTTATAAAAGAAGTCAAATCCATTAAAGAGTTAAGTCTATTGTATGAATACAGTCCCACAAGTATACATACACAAAAGTCCAATGTATATATAATCCATGTCACCAACTGAAAAGAATGAAAAATAATGACAGTTACAATCACGACTCCCATCCCAAGCAATTCCAATATAGTCCTGACCTTATAATTGATTTGATATTTGCGATTTATATACCAATAAGAAACAGAGGCATCAAAGATATGTGACAATAGAAATGAAATCCCCAAGCCTTTAATACCCCACACGCTATACAACAGCATATTCATTCCCAAATAGAATAAAGCAGACAATATGGAAAAATAAAAGTACGCTTTAGATTCTCTTTTAGGGATAAGAATACATCCAAAACACCAATTGGGAACTTTAAAAAGCATACCTAATCCTCCCCAATAAATCATCTCAATCATCGGATAAAATTGAGAAGAATACAATATCAATATCATCAATTTTCCAAATATAACAAAGAGAACTATCAATGGAAAAAGGAGTAATATAGACATCTCTATCTGCTGATTGATAACAAGTTCTAACTGATGGTCATCATCAGAGACAGCTGATAATCGTGGAATATAATCCGTACTCATGGCAGTAAATATCATCCCCACATAACCATTCAGGATTGCAAATCCTGCAGAAAAAAGACCGACATCTGTCAATCCCCCATTATTGGATATAAATGTACGTATATAAAAAGACGCTATAAGTGGAAAAAATTCGGCAGCGGAAAAAGCGATACCCGCAATCAATATGTCTTTTGAAATTTCTTTAAATTCTCCTCGTTCAGTTCTTATCTGTACCAGCCTAAGCCTGCTACGATAGAAATATGCACACAGAAAAGTAGATATTGAAAACAGTATTAAAGCAGGAACTATAGCATCAATGCCCAACCAAAAATAAAGAGGTACTGTAATGAAGAGGCTTAAAAAATTACCCCATACATTTGCTTTTGCATAATAATTAATATTACGGCATCCTTTTAAAATCAATAAATTACCATTAGTCAATTGCGTCAAGAGCAACGAAATGGAGAGAAAGGCAAAACTTATAGTAAAGTCTGTATTACCAAATGTCCATTGGCTCAACTGTCGACATAATGATAAACAAACAATTGCTCCCAATAATCCCGTAGTCCAAATACAGCGCTGTAATACATAAAGTACTTTTCCTAAAGTAGTATAGTCCCCTTTCTCATAAGCTGAAGCGATGTTCTTTATTGCACTAAAGGTAATTCCCAAATTGGTAAATCCTGTAATTGTACCGGTTGCAGAGGTTAGCAGTCCCATAATACCCATACCTGCGGGTCCCAATAAAATTGAAATACATTTGTTACGTACTACTGCAATAAGTATATTAAATAGCTGCACGCTACCCAATATGGCTGTTGCCTTGAATACCCCTCTATATTCCCCTCGTTTTTTGCTCATACTGGAATTCCATGATGTTTACAAGCACGTTCTATTTTCTCTAAAGGGATATAATAGGAACAATGGGCAAGATTACCCGTATTTGTATCTTGACCGGTAACCAGCAACATGTCCATACCAAAATATTGTTCATGCATACATAACCAACTTTCAAAAGCTCTGTTATAATTAGTAAACATCAATACTTTTGTTCCAAATTTAGAAAATATCATATTTGAGAATGCACTACTAAAAGGACCTACTATCACCTCCGCATTATTAAATATTCTTATCTTTTCCTCCAAAGAGACCGTATGAGGTTCGAAGATAAAATAGCCTCTGTCTTTAAAATATTGTTCAACCTCATCATTATTGGTTAGATTTCTGTATTTACCATTCTTTCGCGAAAGATATAGTTTGTATTTGGGAGTGGTTTCCAAACCAGAGAGTGAAGATAAATAAGGATTTACCAGATTTTGCTTAATTATATCTGATACAATCTTGGGTTGAACGCTATCTCCGATCTCAACGTAATCTTCATGATCAGTAAATTTACATGGCCTTTCTACATAATATGCAATTGGGGTACGAACAGCCTCATTCTCATTTACAATAATAATCTCTACATTTGTATACTTATTTATTTCTTTATAGATTACTTCTTTAAGCTGATCATCTTTATAATTAGGAACTAAAATAGCCACTCTGCACTTTGCGTCATCCAAAACTAACTGAAGCTGAGATAGTTTAGTAAAATACTCAGATAATGCATGTGACCAAACATGACTATGCACTCCAATTAGAGTAAAAGCCACATCCACATTTATTATTCTATATGGTTTCCTTATATATAAGATATTGTTCTCCCTACGTATCAAAAACTTGTCGCAAGGATAATTTTTAGTAAAATTGTAAGCATAAAACTTATGCCAAATCAATTGATTATTCGTAAGGATAAAATCCGAACTATAAAATAGTGTAGCATTATCAATCTTCCACACTGCTATTTCCGGATATTTCACAATAAATTCTCCAGATTGTATAAAATCAAAGATTTTAAGTGTATGTACCCTTTCCTCCGTTTCAGGTTTAAAAACACCGATTTTAGATGCTACTTGTTCTATAGGTACAATTGGATATCCTTCATATTCTCCATTTTTCAAAGCTATTCGAAAAGAATAATCCCTAAAAAGTGTCTTTGCCTTATCTCCCCAAATAACAATATTCCTATATGAAAATGAGGCACATTTATATACTACGTTGTTTAAAAAAGACATTTCAACAATTTTTTATTAACCAATTAATCATCAAATTCAATCCTTCTTCTTTAGTAGTCTTAGGTTTCCAATTAAAAAAATTCGCAGCCTTATTAATATCAGCCACAAACACCTTTTGGTCACTTTCTCGCCAAGGCAATTGAGTATATTGCATTTTAATGCCCAATTTTTGCTCAAGCAACTTAAACAATTCCAATAACGATAAACTGTTATTTATTCCTCCACCAATATTGAACACTTGTCCGTACGCTTTTTCTACATCCTTTGCGGAAAAGTATAAATTTACAATATCCTCACCGTGAAGCACATCACGTACTTGTTTCCCTGTACCGGAAATTGTAAAAGGTTCTTTTAATGTTCCGTTTTTTATTTCCAAAGCCTTTTGGCAAAACCAGCCTATCCACCCTTGATCATAGGTGGCATGCTGATTACTGCCATACATGGATGAATGGCGGAACACGATTGTCTTTAGACCATAAATACGATGAAAATCTAACAGATACTGGTCTGCACATCCTTTGGAACAACCATAGGGTGAATGGAAATCTAACGATATTGTCTCTGGAAAACCGTTAGGATATTCTTCACAGACATATCGAGTCTTGTCTTCCCTGAAAGACAAATATTCAAAATCACCATATACCTTGTTAGTAGAGGAATATAATATTACCGTATCCGGTGAATATTTGCGGACTGAATCAAGCACATTGAATGTACCAATGGCATTCGTCTCAAGATCAAGCCGAGGGTTGTCTATTGACGTTGTCATTGCAACTTGACCTGCCAAATGAAAAATATAATTGGGTTTTACCGCCTTTATGACAGTTTCCACATCATTTATATTACGTGTATCATAAGGATAATACTTGAATTCCCCTTGAGAACGTAACCAAGTTAAATTCTCATTACTTCCATGACGGAATAAATTATCGATAATAAACAATTCCTCTCCGCGTTTTAAAACTTCAGCAGCCAAGTTACTACCTACAAAACCACAGCCTCCAGTTATTAAATATCTCATATTCTCTATTTTTTCAAATTATCCAATAAACATTCTTTCAATTTAGTTACGCCAATGATACGATTCAATTTCCCTATATCACATCTCAAGTCCATCGCTTCATTCGCACGATAAGGCAAAGCCCCATAGCAGATTTTTGAAGTCGAATGTAGTTCGATTTTATAGAATTCTATAATTTCTCTTAGTGAAATGCTACTCCCACTACTTACATTCACTATTTCTCCCACGCACTTTTCTGAATTATCCAGCAGACCATGAATAGATTTTGCAAAGTCATCCGCATAAATAAAATCACGTTTCTGTTTACATGGGGAGACATTCAACGGTTCACCTTTTTTCAATTGGTCTATTACGTAAGGTATAAATTTACTCTTGTTTTGTCCCGGACCAAAAAGATTGCCGGGACGAACTACCATGACAGGAAAACCATAATTGCGATGAAGCATTATCGATGTATTTGTTGTCAATTGTTTCACTAAAGCGTAAGGAGAATTGGGGTTTTCTCGATTTTCTTCCTTAAATGGAGAATTTTCAGAACCATACTCTTCGGAACTTCCAAATTGGATAAACATTTTCAACCTTTTATCATCTCTAAACCGTTCGAATAAGTTCAACAAAATCTTCAGATTGGAAGATATCAGGATGTCAAAAAGAGACAAATCTCTTTCTGCTGTTACAACAGATGCCAGATTAATTATGAACTCCGGTACAGGATAGTTAGTCGGAACTTTGTCTATAACAAGATCCAATCTACACGTTTGTACCTGAGGATAATTACTGAAAAATTGTGTATCTATATATTTGTCGAATACAGTAATACCATAAAAAGGAGATAAACAACGTACCAGATTTTTTCCTATAAAACCGCTGCCGCCTATCAAATAAAGAGTTTCTTTCTTCATCAGGCAGCAAAGTTTAAGTTAGAACATAAATACTTACAAATTACCCCCCCCCGAATTGTTAAATAAAGCTAATCCATTAAGCGGTTTTACAGAAGGATGCCAATTGGGTAATTGAGAGTAAACTGTAGTAGGGTTCATTACTTCTCTTTTCTTATATGGTCTGCTACCCCAGTTTACTTTAATTTTCTTATCCATCACTTTTTCAAATTCTACCACAATCTGTTTCAAGGTTAATCGGTTACCCGTATACACTCCATAAATTCCATTGGATATATCGTTATTTGTAACAAGATATTCAAAAGCTTTTAGATAAGCGGAACAAACATCCGAGATATGTACTATGTCAAGGTATTGACTACCAGGAGACATATCAATACTTTTATCTGTACCTGCTATTCCTTTCAACAAATTCAATAACTTCGGACGTTGGTCATCTTCGCCATATACGTCAAATAAACGTAGAGTGATAGCACGAAACAAATGGGCATCGACATAATATTGAAGTATTTTCTCAAATGCCTCTTTGGTTGCCGCATACAAATCTACAGGATTATAAATATCCGAATTACAATTCTGCCAATATGAACCGGTACTTACAAATAAACGAGTAGAACTGTATTTCATCGCTTCCAATATTTCTGTTCCAAACTGAATATTGCTCTGGATCAAAATAGAAACTTGCTCCGGCTTATAGTCTGTTATGACTGCTGCCGCCAGATGAAAAACAACCTCCGCATTGACAGACCTGAAATAATTTATCAAAGAATTAATATCATGATCATATTCAAAAATATGTATTTTATCTTTTACATCTTCGATATTAGCATAGCCAAATTCCGGCTGTGATATAATACGAACTTCCCATCCTTGTTCTAATAAATATTTCACCAAATGAGAACCTATATAACCGGTAGCACCGGTAATAATACATGAATGTTTCATTTTTCCAAATATTGATTTATTTCACCCACGCACAACTGATATACTGCTCCGGACTGATATTTCCTATACCAGTCTACCACCAACTTCATGCATTGTTCTATATTCATCCTCGGCTCCCATCCCAACCGGAACTTCGCCTTGCTGATATCCAGCATCAGCAGCTTGGCTTCATGTAACGCATTAGGAACTGAAATATCTATCAGTTCACCACTGCCATAGTTTTTAACTACTTTAGTCGCCACACCCCAAACCGTAGAGATACTTTCCGCCCTCGGCCCGAAATTCCAACCCTCACAATATTTTGTAGGTTCGTCCCACATCTTTTGCGCAAGAAGCATATAGCCACTAAGAGGTTCGAGCACGTGCTGCCACGGACGAATGGCTTGAGGACTACGGATTTCAATAGGTTTGCCCATTTCCAATGCCCTGATACAATCTGGAATAATACGATCCAGCGCCCAATCACCGCCACCTATCACATTACCGGCTCTAACACTGGCTATACTCTTACCATGCTTTTCATATTCTTCTGGATTGAAAAAACTCCTGCGCCACGAAGCAATCGCTATCTCGGCTGCACCCTTACTGCTGGAGTAAGGATCGTAGCCACCCATAGGTTCGTTTTCGCGATAACCCCAAA from the Bacteroides eggerthii genome contains:
- a CDS encoding Coenzyme F420 hydrogenase/dehydrogenase, beta subunit C-terminal domain; amino-acid sequence: MISINNKQDCCGCTACAERCPQRCICMREDEEGFLYPIVDIEKCIGCNICEKVCPIINRGEINSTFRIYATANPDEETRKQSSSGGIFTLIAESVINTGGVVFGAKFDENWEVCHSFTETKEGLDDFRGSKYVQGRMEDNYKEVERFLKGGRKVLFSGTPCQISGLKHFLRKEYENLLTVDFICHGVPSPMVWRMFLDETIARQCEKNSVLSFPISRRNTHIKGISFRNKRLGWKKFSFALSLSTTGRSGDKNTVLLSEPLTKNIFLRGFMSNLYLRPSCYACKVREFRSSSDLTLADCWGLQSIYPKLDDDRGYSLCILKNNRFDVCLSSLDLHSVSMDFIKVNNQSCFVSPIIPSKRSDFFSDIYNGSSVVQTISRYATFPDKSIKAKIIHLLQWMGVYLLLRKMIKR
- the rfbG gene encoding CDP-glucose 4,6-dehydratase — encoded protein: MIDIFSAFYHGKRVLVTGHTGFKGSWLSIWLHELGAEVIGVAQEPFSERDNFVLSGIGKRIKADIRADICDGERMKAIFREYRPDIVFHLAAQPLVRLSYDIPVETYRTNVMGTINILEAIRVTDSVKVSVMITTDKCYENKEQIWGYRENEPMGGYDPYSSSKGAAEIAIASWRRSFFNPEEYEKHGKSIASVRAGNVIGGGDWALDRIIPDCIRALEMGKPIEIRSPQAIRPWQHVLEPLSGYMLLAQKMWDEPTKYCEGWNFGPRAESISTVWGVATKVVKNYGSGELIDISVPNALHEAKLLMLDISKAKFRLGWEPRMNIEQCMKLVVDWYRKYQSGAVYQLCVGEINQYLEK
- a CDS encoding oligosaccharide flippase family protein, encoding MSKKRGEYRGVFKATAILGSVQLFNILIAVVRNKCISILLGPAGMGIMGLLTSATGTITGFTNLGITFSAIKNIASAYEKGDYTTLGKVLYVLQRCIWTTGLLGAIVCLSLCRQLSQWTFGNTDFTISFAFLSISLLLTQLTNGNLLILKGCRNINYYAKANVWGNFLSLFITVPLYFWLGIDAIVPALILFSISTFLCAYFYRSRLRLVQIRTERGEFKEISKDILIAGIAFSAAEFFPLIASFYIRTFISNNGGLTDVGLFSAGFAILNGYVGMIFTAMSTDYIPRLSAVSDDDHQLELVINQQIEMSILLLFPLIVLFVIFGKLMILILYSSQFYPMIEMIYWGGLGMLFKVPNWCFGCILIPKRESKAYFYFSILSALFYLGMNMLLYSVWGIKGLGISFLLSHIFDASVSYWYINRKYQINYKVRTILELLGMGVVIVTVIIFHSFQLVTWIIYTLDFCVCILVGLYSYNRLNSLMDLTSFIKSKLNGRKK
- a CDS encoding glycosyltransferase; this encodes MIIVSSELVSYPLVSVVIATYNQVRFIEKTLLSVLAQKCNFSFEVIIADDGSNDGERELLRELQRKYSSSVMLVFNDINLMVTYNYINAIKIARGKYIATLDGDDYWIAEDKLQRQINILENNEDVSIVYTGYRQFDDETGKILHEIKYWNSVAVNKKGKESALSFALDEVSYPLGSSACFRRENYLQGCKKYEPLISTPYSAGEGTILNISMCMSGYFRFIPEIMVAYRVLNSSLCHFETPEQQLDFAFRYLRHRLLVAELLHLDMIKVIRYSLWKLFKLAVYLGELDIYEQKLKQLEYDKPDAFSKWLLWFYNNKFMLLGGRLFGESLYLFKFIKRSFRK
- a CDS encoding glycosyltransferase family 61 protein, which translates into the protein MSFLNNVVYKCASFSYRNIVIWGDKAKTLFRDYSFRIALKNGEYEGYPIVPIEQVASKIGVFKPETEERVHTLKIFDFIQSGEFIVKYPEIAVWKIDNATLFYSSDFILTNNQLIWHKFYAYNFTKNYPCDKFLIRRENNILYIRKPYRIINVDVAFTLIGVHSHVWSHALSEYFTKLSQLQLVLDDAKCRVAILVPNYKDDQLKEVIYKEINKYTNVEIIIVNENEAVRTPIAYYVERPCKFTDHEDYVEIGDSVQPKIVSDIIKQNLVNPYLSSLSGLETTPKYKLYLSRKNGKYRNLTNNDEVEQYFKDRGYFIFEPHTVSLEEKIRIFNNAEVIVGPFSSAFSNMIFSKFGTKVLMFTNYNRAFESWLCMHEQYFGMDMLLVTGQDTNTGNLAHCSYYIPLEKIERACKHHGIPV
- a CDS encoding sugar 3,4-ketoisomerase; translation: MQCYDARKTSVFDCTLLELDKHTSELGNLSVVENLHSIPFDIKRSYYLYDIPGGQSRGAHAHKELQQFIVSVGGSFDITLDDGYNRRTFTLNRPYYGLLIPPGIWRDLVNFSAGATCLVLASEHYNEKDYIRHYEDYLNFKIERT
- a CDS encoding GDP-mannose 4,6-dehydratase, which gives rise to MRYLITGGCGFVGSNLAAEVLKRGEELFIIDNLFRHGSNENLTWLRSQGEFKYYPYDTRNINDVETVIKAVKPNYIFHLAGQVAMTTSIDNPRLDLETNAIGTFNVLDSVRKYSPDTVILYSSTNKVYGDFEYLSFREDKTRYVCEEYPNGFPETISLDFHSPYGCSKGCADQYLLDFHRIYGLKTIVFRHSSMYGSNQHATYDQGWIGWFCQKALEIKNGTLKEPFTISGTGKQVRDVLHGEDIVNLYFSAKDVEKAYGQVFNIGGGINNSLSLLELFKLLEQKLGIKMQYTQLPWRESDQKVFVADINKAANFFNWKPKTTKEEGLNLMINWLIKNC
- a CDS encoding NAD-dependent epimerase/dehydratase family protein; this translates as MKHSCIITGATGYIGSHLVKYLLEQGWEVRIISQPEFGYANIEDVKDKIHIFEYDHDINSLINYFRSVNAEVVFHLAAAVITDYKPEQVSILIQSNIQFGTEILEAMKYSSTRLFVSTGSYWQNCNSDIYNPVDLYAATKEAFEKILQYYVDAHLFRAITLRLFDVYGEDDQRPKLLNLLKGIAGTDKSIDMSPGSQYLDIVHISDVCSAYLKAFEYLVTNNDISNGIYGVYTGNRLTLKQIVVEFEKVMDKKIKVNWGSRPYKKREVMNPTTVYSQLPNWHPSVKPLNGLALFNNSGGGNL
- a CDS encoding DegT/DnrJ/EryC1/StrS family aminotransferase, translating into MIKFLDLQKVNALYADELKSMASQVIEEGWFLNGKWNDTFAGNLEKYIGCKYVIPCGNGLDALRLIFRAYKEMGIMKDGDEVIVPANTYIATVLAITDNNLKPVFIDPAEETYNIDIDKIEKVITPHTKAITVVHLYGQACWSDKLNELKQKYNLKIIEDNAQAIGAKWHGIHTGNLGDAAGFSFYPGKNLGALGDSGAIATNDEELAHIVRALANYGSVVRYVHGYAGLNSRMDEMQAAFLSVKLKYIDERNNIRKRIARQYMESIRNPAIKLPIIVNKNPDSHVFHLFVVRTQNREHLQSYLTENNIQSLIHYPIPVHKQQCYKSYNQISCPVAEKIQKEILSIPISSVLTDEQVETIICVLNRYNSSL
- a CDS encoding NAD-dependent epimerase/dehydratase family protein; protein product: MKKETLYLIGGSGFIGKNLVRCLSPFYGITVFDKYIDTQFFSNYPQVQTCRLDLVIDKVPTNYPVPEFIINLASVVTAERDLSLFDILISSNLKILLNLFERFRDDKRLKMFIQFGSSEEYGSENSPFKEENRENPNSPYALVKQLTTNTSIMLHRNYGFPVMVVRPGNLFGPGQNKSKFIPYVIDQLKKGEPLNVSPCKQKRDFIYADDFAKSIHGLLDNSEKCVGEIVNVSSGSSISLREIIEFYKIELHSTSKICYGALPYRANEAMDLRCDIGKLNRIIGVTKLKECLLDNLKK